GCATTatgaaatgtcttttttttaaacatccaaACATCCATAGATAAGGACTAAAATTCGCCAGGTCGACGGTCCCTGGAAAGAATTTGTCTGATAGtctatcataccacatattcttatttttatttgcagttttatctataataaaaatGTGAATTGAattgtaaaagagacaacaacccgaccaaacagcagaaaacagcccaaggcaaTACGTAGATCTTTCGTATCTAGGGAATTGTAATACACACACTTATTTCAGGTAAATAGTATGTAAGCCATACTCAAGTTATAGATATTGTCGTCAACTTTTGAAACCGgcttttatgtttctttaaggtACCGATcattcatctttttttcttttgggcCTCGACTTTCCCATGGGACAGACAATTTTGATTcaactattttaaaaatatgcaatttttcaAAATCATACACTGGCAGGCCAGCAGGAGTAGGTTCCGATCACCAGTAACTTGGAGCTTAAAGTTTcattatttgtcaaaataagtgattcatatttagatatattgatgatcaacaatccaaacttttctgattgggttctaTAAATATATCCTCCATATCTAAACATTATAGAGACAACAAACACGGCTATCTTCGCTTCATTTTTAGAATGATACCTCAAACTTGGCATACGCGTTCATCTCAGAAGctgaatctatgacaaacgagacgattttaattttaaaattatcaatttcacCCGCCGTAGTGGGAATATCCCAttttcacctgcatatgggatacttcaatggaaataaactcatcatagattatgataccaggattgaaattattttgtatttgtgccagacgcacgtttcttAAAACGTCagcagtgtctgagcagaaaattgatgaagACCTTATTCATAAATAATTCATATCTTTTTGACGTGGTACTTATTCATTCCGccattatttttttgtcttttttgttgtgtttttttttaattcttattgaTAATTTACACttatgtgctttgtttatatgccatttagttttttttgttgacataatttttatttgtttgattaaatagggattataacacaatgctgactgcatatttttgacatttttatctattttgtctgtttgttttcttcacacgttattgtcaatatgatggaatacaatggaattgtatgcgactgtcataaaagtgagaggttaacTAGCTATGAAACCTGCACCAAGTTAGAAATATGACTGTTGTTGTCTTCCATTCGTTCGGtgtttgctatttgataagggactttgcGATTTGAATGTTCCTTGGAGTTCGGAACTTTTGTTatgttactttttaaaatatagttGTCTTAGAGACCCGACTGGTCCTTTGATTAGACTGAAACAGGTCCAAGAAATATGATTTGCAACTggaatattataaaataattcaatatttgaaCGCATGTGTTTGCGTAAGAACTGGGAATTAAACTTTATCTTTATAAGCTGGTGAAtaatgtttgtgttatatttttcttaataaataaTCAAGCAATCATATTTAGGAAAATACCTGAATAAATGAACTATTTTTGGATCTAaggtaaatatatttcatatgtgtttgtgctaagcATCATAATTCAATCTTTTTAAAACCTGTTGAACACGTTATTTGAAGTCCATTTACATTTCAtcttcatttgaaaaaaagattagaTACTTATACTTAATTGCAAATCTCAACTTACCAAATACGCTTtttgattaaacatttttaacatttttaacattagAGAAAAATATATCATCTTCCTTATAACCATAAACTAAGAATTTCAGTGCAGTTATGGTTAAATAAAAAGTCAACTGATGGTACGGTACAATATATCTTTATTAATATACAGTGAATGGATAAAATGAATGTACTTCGTCTACAAAAATTGTCAACAATTAATATCGTAGTTTGTAATTTCCACTTTTCCCCCAGTTATATAAACCACTTATGTACACTTTCAACCTGCAAATATAAGTAGTATGAAATAACTTATGTAAAAAGATGTCCCAATCTGTACCACAATAAATTTGAGCTGCATGCATCGCTTATTTGCATGATGGGAGCcgaatttttgtggatttttaatcatgtgtttaaagtaatatcactgcatttaattttttttagaaatcagaAGCAAAACCTATTTGATGAGTCAGTTATTGGTCTGTTGTGGAAATTAATTTCTAGTTTTACCTATTACACCCTATTTTTATGCTTTCAATTTCAGATTTATTGTTGACAAACGATAATGTCTTCACAGAAAATGAATGACAGAGCAACACGAAGCCCACCATATATTAGGTGTGATCTTAAAGACCCCATCTTCGCTAGTCAATACTAACGACTCTGTCCCATCCTGGTTAGGAGTGAATCGGATCGTAGTCTTAGCTACAAATATGATCATATATGACCTGGGAGTGACAGATTCAGTACCAAAGAGTGGCACATGTCGTGAACGATAACCCTGACAACTTGAATAGTAGTAATATGCAtaatatgatactaaacccttgACTGGATATATTGTGTTTGATTTTCATTTCATATGATAAGGATATAAACTTACTGTTTAATTAAGGgttggagctggcatgttaggCATacctgctagtagtcctttgtcattttgcttagtttcttacCTATTCTTACATCGGGCTCGGAGActtttttaaactgagttttattgtgcgtattctcgtgtgtttgttttttctacattggctaggaGTATAGGGGAGGAAGAGCTGGAGCCCGCCTCCGAATGTGAATTTTGTAAGCTGTGTTaaagaccctttggtggcctttggctgttttctactctttggttgaattgttatctctttgacacattacccatttctattttctattttataataaACACTATCTCACCTCGTCTTCAAAATTTGCCAATTTAAGGTATAACCCTAATTAACAGGCAATGTACACAAGAGTTATCTCACAATTTAAGTCATGTTGACGTATTTTcagatttttgataattattattcTTGCAATTTAAAGTTTCTATACATCTATTACAGTTGACGCCCTTTGGGTTCCATGGGCTAAAAAGACAAGacatatacgtgtttctcgtttctcgttttttatacagattagaacgttggttttcccgtttgaatggttttacactagtaattttggggccctttatagctttttgttcggtgtgagccaaggctccgtgttgaagaccgtacattgaactataatggtttacttttataaattgttatttggatggagagttgtctcattggcactcacaccacatcttcctttatccaAGACTTCCCTTTGTACCCCCTTACCTGTGTTTTGCTAATTCCCTTCGAATGGAAGTCTCTCTAAAAAGGTGatatatttctgataaaaaacttttaaaacatcGACCATGTCAGTACGACTTACATGCATAAAACAACGTAATTAACGATTGCTTTGAGTTTCTGTTTCCGCGATAATAGTTTCTGTTTCAGTGGTAAGACATTTACTGAAAATACAATACACTACAATATCAAATGAAGTACAAAAGTGATTATTGTAAGATAAGGTCTCAAACCTAATTTGAAGGGAGACAGCGATAGGTAAATGttatgatgagttaagcctttttcaacttatttgtatagttcgttcttatgttgtactgttataccactgtcccaggttagggggagggttgggatcccgctaacatgtttaactccgccacattatttatgtacgtgcctgtcccaagttaggagcctgtaattcagtggttgtcgtttgtttatgtgttacatatttgtttttcgttcatttttttttatataaataaggccgttagttttctggtttgaattgttttacattgtaatatcggggccttttatagctgactatgcggtataggctttgctcattgttgaaggtcgtacggtgacctatagttattgatgtctgtgtcattttggtcccttgtggacagttgtcttattggcaatcataccacatcttcttttttatacatccacataatgtttatttatgtattcaaAAGCTTAGAAAGAACCgggttttttttggtttacaTTGTTCGTACTATGAAAGGTGTCTTTTAATTCCTGTTGTCTTACTTAAAGTTTGATGGTCCCTTGCTTTCATTTGCAGATCTAAAAAAACCAATACTAAAGCATTCCATTCTTcaatacttcaagaccatcgtgttttatttgttgatatggaatatttacCAACAAGGTATCGGTACCTTCTGATAAactcttttagaaaaaggacTAGACGTTCATTAAcgtacccctggttcatcaacagCACATCAGCAGTGCAActttgaataccgaataagttgggaaactcatatcccatatgcaggtgaaattGGTATGTTGCTACTGAGGtggggggaaattgataatttcaaaatgaaaaaaacttcTCGTTTGTAATTTTTTCTGGTATTGAGATGAAAGCATATGTCAAATTCGAGGCATAAGTTTGAAAATGAGTGGAAAAGtggtctgttgtttctttaatttcttgttctgGGGATATATAAACGGAATCCAATCAGAACAGTTTGGATTATTAATGGAAGGAACattatcaatatatctgaatgtgaaattaaacaacctggcttctttgatcttcttatGTTTGACAAGTGTCTGCAGTAACTCCGACTCATTTGTAAATAAGAAGAGGtctgtgtagtatgttttacctttttgttcactataaacaaaatatgttgtATGGTATCCTCAAGTAATAAATTTAAAGCGTATGCTAGCAACtttatgttgaaaagcattgtggattatttctttgggacgatttttcaatttcacatagGGAATGGTGgtatgaaaaaatcaaaagttttgatagaacattttcagaaaaagatcgagatttaaaattgtacaGTTTATTgctgtaaaatatttatcaatttcaaTCAATAGTACACAAATATTATAGAATAATAATTTTGTGTTACTATGATGTTAAAGACCATAACGACATTCATTGTGTTTAATGGTTGCagtgttattttcttatataaaaatgttCCCTACCCTGTGTATATGTAGCAAGGAAAACCTTTTACTCCCAGCCCAGTCACTTTGAATACAGATCCTGTTAGTGGAAATTTTTCAGCATCTTCTTCAACACAACATGTAACGTATAACTCATCATTCTTTGTACCACCGAAACAACAAGATGTAATTCGCTTTGCAGGCATTTCAACTGTACTGATTTGTTTtcctgaagaaaaaaatgtatacttaaaTTTCGAATGATACAAATGTGTATGTTATACGTTCATACATTCTGCTCAAAACACTAGttcatataataaataaataaaaactaccGAAATCTGTAAATCAATGTGAACAGAACTAACCGTGTAAGAAATCAACTTTGTCAGAATAGTGTTTAATTTTATTCTCCACaacttcttttcttttaaattttgagtcAAAATTATCCACCCCTTTTGCTATTTAAACATACAAGTAATTCGCATATTTGATTTTGCCCCGATCAGAATGCTCCATGCTATCCTCAATTTCTTGTATACTAGTAATTAGTCATTTCTGACCTTGGATTTTCTCTTTATTGAAAGGAGTTAGTCTATGTGCTGAAAAGATCATTTCAATCTTAAAACAAGTCATCAAAAATATCAAACCTGTTTCAGGATCCATTCTCATCACCCTTCCACCAAAGAAACATGCTATCCATAACATGCCATCAGTGTCGATTGTCATTCCGTCTGGAAATGGTGATCCGAATGGACCTTTTTCAAATTCAGCTATAGTTCTTTGCCTACCTACATTTTGAAATAGAATAATGTTTTACACATACTTTTAAAATAGGAATATAAACAACTTATTACTCGTCGTTTTTAATACCAAGGTTTCAACTTTGTATCACATAAGGACTCCCACACCAATCAGAGTATTAATGGTGGTCTTATGATGATATATTATGcaagatttttttgtttgctttttcaAACATTCTAATTTGCAATTATTTTATTTGCGACAACAACATTATTAAAGTTCCCTCAAAATTATGACATTTGTGAATCATAGATACGTACAGATTGTCCCGTTATCAATATCATAGTCAAATGCATATACAACTCCTGGTACAGAGTCAATATAGTACATAGTCTTGTTGTCAGGTGACCATGCTATTCCGTTGGAAATAGTGATATTTTCAACGTGCTTTTTTATTGTCCCATCCGTGTCTAGAGAATACAGAGATCCCTTTTCCTTTGGTATTAGAGCCAGATCTTTCCCGTTACCCATTGTGCCTAAAACAGAAATCTTCAAAATAAATTCTGTCAATTAAGAAATCATTGCGTGCATTATTTATTGCGTGTTTTGAAGAAGGATTATTTTTTGCAAAGCCAAGAAAACTTAATACAGTTATATGTATACAATATGCGAGTTCTTgttattgcattaaaaaaatcgtaataatttttgaatttatagtATCATATTTAAAGAGAATGTTGTAACATTGAAATGTTGATTTCAATCGAATACAATTATGTCGAGGATAAATGTTTACAGCAGAAGCCCACTATATAGTAGTATAAGATATAATGGACTTCTGTCTTTTTACACATCATTCTGtgttaatgctaactgtattatatgtctctCCATTGGTGATCGAGGTAAGActatttcaaaatacaaaatcaaacgctGAAAAcctaatatataacaaaaaactgTATTGCCAAAAACGATAAAAAGAAAGATCAGATCTTTTAACCAAGAAGAGacttatttaaaaatgtttccaAAGTTTTTAAAAACAGCAGACTATTTCATGTTATAAAAgcatattattttgtaaacattgcTCTTTACCAACCTGCCCATATCCTACCGCGCGGATCGCATTTGCCATCATTGAATCTGTTGTCAAGTCCATCATCAACTTCATGCAATAGTGTAGTCTTCTCAATGTTCCAATCCAAATGTGTAAGAGTCTTTCCAAGACCAACAATAACACCCCCTTTCGTCCATGGAACAACGAATCCGACGGTGTTATCTCAAATAAAGTGAATAAAATTTATAGCGAGAAATTAATCATAGAGCTTCGTGGATTTCAAACACATGTGGAAAAAGTATGCAATAATACGTTTGATCCGCTcgtttaaagaagaaaaaataagatTCCGACAAATTCACAGAAAATACTTCCTTATAatgacattaacggtaccaatctTACTGCAACAGATGCACATTTTGACAACTCTTCAGTGATGCTGGATGCTTAATCGTGTGAAACCTAATACAAACGACGAAGAGctaataaacaaacgaaaaaaacaaaacaaaagtaaagcCAAACCCGGACTTGTAATCTTGAAATTATGACATATCAATTACATACAATTGGATTCTGCACATGTATTTCTAAATTGAAACATCACATGAATTTTCCTTACAGTGTACTAGTATATAAATCTTAATTTACATAATGTAAGGTAAGTAGTTAAACTATGAAAGAAATAAGTTAAATAGTACCTAAAACAATGTTCTGTTCAACACCAGTGACAGCGTTCCATCTATGTACACTATTAGCGCAGATGTCAACAAAAAATAAGCATTGTGAATCTTCGTCCCAATGAGGTGCTTCACCTATTGTACTGCATGCATTTTTTCTAACTACTTCAATCGGCATGGTCCTCAACTTTTACAACTTTAAAAAGACATTGAAGATTCAGTATACATACCAAACAACAATCAAACCTATATTTTAATGGAATCAGACCCATAACATGGGCGTTATTTGAAAATCAATTACTGTCGTGCGTTCTAATGGTCCCGTTTCTTACATCTTTTTCtgttttcaattgttgtttttgacataatatatacGAAGTATGTGTTTAGTTATTATTTATTAGTTTGAATAATTGGTCCTCGTTTAAAAACTTTATAgctaaaatatttaacatttcagTTTTACACAAATCTTACTTTGTAAATTACTAAAATACtcgattttgtatttaaaatattgcCTATCTTTTCTGGACGAGTTGTTTTCGGTATTCCTATGGGAACCAATGGTTCTCTTCGTTCTCACGGTACCATTTTGACTACATCTGTATAAAGCAGATTTTTAAGGAAGAAGGATAGAACCTGTCACTAATCTTTAACTTTACGTTTACCATCAAGATTAAGATTTTTAGATATGGCGTCAAATCTCCCCTAACTTGGGATGTAACAAAACAACATAATAACAAACTATAAGAATCGGGTGAAAACAGCTTCTAACCTCATCAGATCAGGAGATATCACAGATGTTAGCGGATATTCTCCTAATATCGTTACTccaatcccgtccccttttcaCGATTGCAACCTACATAATTTATACTTATTATCAGGTTTATActaaaataagcaacacgacaggtgccacattgccttccggaacacctgagttTTTGTTTGGGTTCGTCTTGTGTAGTCTAtagtttctatgttgtattttatgtactttgtttgtttttttagccatggcgttgtcagtctattttcgactaatgagtttgaatgtccctctggtataatgataacaaaaacaatatttatacaaataaaaacaatattcaaagatctattTACAGTGTTGAATTGACAAAAGAGAAccaaaagggatattcaaactcaaaagtcgaaaatGAACTGATAACGCTGTGGCTTAACTCTTGGTTTAGtaccttccttgtgagcagcagcttttagaataagtttatttaaaggctTGATAAGTTTTCGGACTCGGTAAACAACATTCCCGTAAAATTTAGGGTGTTATGATGTTATGCTCTTCTGGTAAGACCTCTTTTGCTTTGATGCTCACAACTCAGTGTATTATGAATTTCTGACCTATCAAGCTTACGTTCTCGAGCAAAACtgaccaattttttttctctatctttaaaattgatattggatttaaaatttaaagataacGTTAAATCTATCAGTATACTCACGGTCACTCTACGTGGATGATGTTATCACCAAATAGATATCGTTTTGTAAATACCGAATGTGATGTCTAggcatatttcaaattaaaatcatgTCTCTAGTTTCTTTTCAAAGTAAATATTGAGTGGTACAGAGTATTTacctctttttattttttttaaataactgtgACATTCAATCAATTCACTATTATATTTCCTATAAAATGCATAATGATTTTTAAACGGAAAGTTCTATTTGTTCAAACACTTTATcaagttttaaataaataaataaactttaaaatcgTCCGATTTAAATTAGTTGCATTATTTCTTATGAACTAGATTCGATATAAGGCCGAACGAGAAAAAACGGCTTTTGATATTGCAACTAAAGAAGAAAGACTTCTAATATTATTTTCAAGGTCTACAAAATAACGAGAACAATATGTGACAAAAAATAATCTTTAATAACTTCTTTGTACACCTTTATGTTATATTGCTCAATACTTTAATTATGTGGTTAGTTAACTTTTAATCCCTATGAGCATGACCAAGTtaattaaatctaaaaatattccAGTGACTTGTGATTGAAATAAGGATTTGCTCAAACAATATCGAAAATTTGAAAATccattttgaacatgttgaatatatattatgcaaataaagagattttttttaatgtattcgcACGAACTTTTAAACGAAGCAAATCAGTGTTCGTGGACGGGGTGCGCATattttaggtgtcagaccaccaattacccctatgtgaaagtaggcctactcggatcCACAAAAGATGACCATGCAATCCATTTATACTTTTCAGGGTCGTCACGTTTGACATAGAAACGGGCATGATATCAAAAGAAacttgaaaacatttaaaattaaaatgtactgcaagtaaaagagggacgaaagataccagagggacagtcaaactcataaatcgaaaataatctgacaacgccatggctaaaaatgaaaaagacaaacagacaaacaatagtacacatgacacaacatagaaaacttaagaataagcaacacaaaccccacaaaaaaactaggggtgatctcaggtgctccggaagggaaagcagatcctgctccacatgtggcacccgtcgtgttgctcatgttattacaaatccagtaaatagtaaACTATAGGAATTAAACACACCAAAGGCCAGACATAATAAAAGTTAACTCATTCTTGTCatagattataatttagtatgaaTAAAACGAAATAATGTAATGCTGTTTGATATTGAGTTCCATGCGATGTTTTCTTGATAATTTATCCCTCGTACATCACTGCAGGGCAGCCTTTTATGCCTAGCCCAGTTACTCTGAATATCGAGCCTGACAAAGGAAACTTGGATAATTCGTCTAATGTACACCCATGTCGGCTACATGTTACGAACATGTCGTCATAATCTTTACCGCCAAAACAAAGTGATGTTGTCCTCAGGCCAGGTACCTCGACTGTCTGAATTTGTTTaccttgaaaaaaaagtaataaacagTATCATAAGTTTCAGTATGTTTCTAATCTTTCTATATTCAAATTCAAACTGAGGTCAGAAATTTCGAAGAAAAATAACTAACAGTGAAATCACAAGAATTTCTAAGTGTTATctgttttcagaaaaaaatcatgcaacaaAAAAAAGGGTTAAACACTGCATACAACACGTGAAGAATGcgtactgattgatactttaaTCTGCGAGAACTCGATACTTTATAAACACAAAATCAGCTTGCCGTTCTCAAATATTTGATGGAGGCAAATATTCCTTGTAAAGAGGCTATTTACAGGCTTTAAAAACATTTTCCCGTaagtttttatattataaaacaccTATCTCGCTCGGAGAAATTCGAGGGTAACAATAAACTTGCTACTGTCCGAATAGCAAGTAAATAAGATAACTTTTAATAACACACCAAGCATTGCACGCACCTTTCAGATCTTCAAATATATTTCACTTATCTGCGCAGtattatgtttcattttttttaaaccattacTTAAAAATATCAGATGGAAATCAGTGATCATTATTAAAAGCCCTCGTTGTTTTGCAATTTCTGCCCAAATTTCGACAAATAATTTCTGATATTAAACACAAACCTGTCTCAGGATCGAATCGTGTAACCCTTCCGCCATAGAAACATGCCACCCATAATTTCCCTTCACTATCAATGGCCATACCGTCTGGATATCCTAAAGTTTTTTCGGTGTCTGGTGGTAATTGCACAATGACTCGTTGGTTACCTGATAATAAAATGGCATAATTAAGCATATATTATCACATAAATATTGCATACCTTTTTCCAgacatgtcccaagtcaggagcctctggcctttgttagtcttgtattattttaattttagtttcttgtgtacaatttagaaattagtatggcgttcattatcactgaactagtatatatttgtttaggggccagctgaaggacgcctctgggtgcgggaatttctcgctacattgaagacctgttggtgaccttctgctgttgtttttttcaatggtcgggttgttgtctctttggcacattccccatttccattcttaattttatgctAAGAAAATGAAGTTTATCGTCCTTTCCTTCGTCCCGCTCAGTCAATCCGCCATTGTTCATGCCAGACGTTTATAGTGGTTTCAGGGaaaatagacaaaacttgcatttgaTCTAATGTTAAACGTCTGGCaatgtcggccatgttggttgatGCGCGAGGTCATTGGACACacatacccaaatgatgattgtgatcatgtttggttaaattgcactaagtagtttcagagacgAAGTAAATAGACGACGGTGACAGACGGTTGATGCCATGTGATGAGAAAGGCCCAAATTGACTAAAGGGCAGATATGCCAAAGACGATACTTCACAATCGTTACGTAGAAAACAAGAGCTTTAGAGACAAAAACCCAATCAAAAACCACGTGTAAACTGTTGCTCTCAAGCAGAATGAACAGTGGTGCATGTTCCTTTGTAGTTTTCGTAGAGAGTACATTGAAGTAGAAAAGACGGACGTGTCTTCTCTTTATGACACATGGAACTTATCTGTTGTATTTCCTGACACAGATACCTCATTGGAAAGAGCTATATAAATATTAGTCAAAAAAGACCGTAAGTAATTTCCATTAAAGCCGTAACAGCGGCAATACTGGTAACGAATTCatagttagttttctcgtttcatttctttaacatttttcatttcggggccttttatagctgactatgcgttatggttttttttttcattgttgaaggccgtacggtgaaccatagttgttaatttctgtgtcatttggtccattgtg
This sequence is a window from Mytilus edulis chromosome 1, xbMytEdul2.2, whole genome shotgun sequence. Protein-coding genes within it:
- the LOC139480898 gene encoding regucalcin-like, with translation MPIEVVRKNACSTIGEAPHWDEDSQCLFFVDICANSVHRWNAVTGVEQNIVLDNTVGFVVPWTKGGVIVGLGKTLTHLDWNIEKTTLLHEVDDGLDNRFNDGKCDPRGRIWAGTMGNGKDLALIPKEKGSLYSLDTDGTIKKHVENITISNGIAWSPDNKTMYYIDSVPGVVYAFDYDIDNGTICRQRTIAEFEKGPFGSPFPDGMTIDTDGMLWIACFFGGRVMRMDPETGKQISTVEMPAKRITSCCFGGTKNDELYVTCCVEEDAEKFPLTGSVFKVTGLGVKGFPCYIYTGKCLTTETETIIAETETQSNR